One part of the Coffea eugenioides isolate CCC68of chromosome 10, Ceug_1.0, whole genome shotgun sequence genome encodes these proteins:
- the LOC113748974 gene encoding V-type proton ATPase 16 kDa proteolipid subunit, with product MSSTFSGDETAPFFGFLGAAAALVFSCMGAAYGTAKSGVGVASMGVMRPELVMKSIVPVVMAGVLGIYGLIIAVIISTGINPKTKAYYLFDGYAHLSSGLACGLAGLSAGMAIGIVGDAGVRANAQQPKLFVGMILILIFAEALALYGLIVGIILSSRAGQSRAD from the exons ATGTCTTCGACCTTCAGCGGCGATGAAACGGCACCGTTCTTCGGCTTCCTGGGGGCTGCCGCTGCTTTAGTCTTCTCCT GTATGGGAGCGGCGTATGGGACGGCGAAGAGTGGAGTAGGGGTGGCGTCGATGGGTGTGATGAGGCCGGAGCTGGTGATGAAGTCCATTGTTCCCGTGGTTATGGCTGGTGTGCTTGGTATTTACGGGCTTATTATTGCTGTGATTATTAGCACGGGCATCAACCCTAAGACCAAGGCTTACTATCTCTTTGATGGTTATGCTCATCTCTCTTCTGGTCTTGCTTGTGGCCTCGCTGGCCTTTCTGCTGGTATGGCAATTGGAATTGTTGGTGATGCCGGTGTTAG AGCCAATGCGCAACAACCTAAGCTTTTCGTGGGTATGATTCTCATCCTTATTTTTGCTGAAGCCCTGGCTCTCTACGGTCTGATTGTTGGCATCATCCTCTCTTCTCGAGCTGGTCAATCAAGAGCAGATTAG
- the LOC113749090 gene encoding V-type proton ATPase 16 kDa proteolipid subunit, with amino-acid sequence MSSTFSGDETAPFFGFLGAAAALVFSCMGAAYGTAKSGVGVASMGVMRPELVMKSIVPVVMAGVLGIYGLIIAVIISTGINPKTKAYYLFDGYAHLSSGLACGLAGLSAGMAIGIVGDAGVRANAQQPKLFVGMILILIFAEALALYGLIVGIILSSRAGQSRAD; translated from the exons ATGTCTTCGACTTTCAGTGGCGATGAGACCGCACCCTTCTTTGGCTTTCTCGGCGCTGCTGCTGCCCTAGTCTTTTCAT GTATGGGAGCAGCTTATGGGACGGCCAAGAGTGGCGTAGGAGTGGCGTCGATGGGAGTGATGAGGCCGGAGCTGGTGATGAAGTCTATAGTTCCGGTGGTCATGGCTGGTGTGCTTGGTATCTACGGATTGATTATTGCCGTGATTATAAGTACCGGAATCAACCCTAAGACTAAAGCTTACTATCTCTTCGATGGTTACGCTCACCTTTCTTCTGGTCTTGCTTGTGGCCTCGCTGGTCTTTCTGCTGGTATGGCTATCGGAATCGTCGGTGATGCCGGCGTCAG AGCCAATGCTCAACAGCCGAAGCTTTTTGTGGGtatgattcttattcttatttttGCCGAAGCCTTGGCTCTTTATGGCCTTATTGTTGGCATCATCCTCTCTTCTCGGGCTGGTCAATCAAGAGCAGATTAG
- the LOC113750242 gene encoding probable 1-acylglycerol-3-phosphate O-acyltransferase, with product MKLRRPNSRWSKKISLASMAEGIASPAAAAATTSQTATSTAATTAESISKKRSLWPSILRWIPTSTDHIIRAEKRLLSVVKTPYIQEHVNIGSGPPGSKVRWFRSVSNDPKFINTLTFDSKEGSPTLVMVHGYGASQGFFFRNFDTLAAHFKVIAIDQLGWGGSSRPDFMCKSTEETEAWFIDSLEEWRKAKNLSNFILLGHSFGGYVAAKYALKHPEHIQHLILVGPAGFASENDYKSEWLTRFRATWKGAVLNHLWESNFTPQKIVRGLGPWGPDMVRKYTSARFGSRAQGSVLTEEESRLLTDYVYHTLAAKASGELCLKYIFSFGAFARMPLVQRASEWKVPTSFIYGFQDWMNYQAAQEARQHMRVPCEIIRVPQAGHFVFIDAPDGFHSAVLYACRRFLSPDPDSESLPEGLTTA from the exons ATGAAACTTAGGAGGCCAAACAGCAGGTGGTCAAAGAAGATATCGCTGGCGAGCATGGCGGAGGGAATTGCTTCTCCTGCTGCCGCAGCAGCAACCACCTCTCAAACTGCAACCTCTACCGCCGCCACAACGGCCGAGTCAATTAGCAAGAAGAGATCGCTATGGCCTTCCATTCTTCGTTGGATACCTACCTCCACCGACCACATCATCAGAGCTGAGAAACGCCTCCTGTCTGTTGTAAA GACTCCATATATTCAAGAACACGTTAACATAGGATCTGGTCCACCAGGTTCTAAAGTCAGGTGGTTTCGCTCTGTTAGCAATGACCCAAAATTTATCAATACACTAACTTTCGACAGCAAAGAGGGTTCTCCCACTCTTGTTATGGTACATGGATACGGTGCTTCCCAAGGTTTCTTCTTTCGGAACTTTGATACTCTTGCAGCTCATTTCAAAGTCATTGCTATTGATCAGCTTGG TTGGGGTGGATCAAGCAGGCCTGACTTCATGTGCAAAAGTACAGAAG AAACTGAGGCATGGTTTATTGATTCCTTAGAGGAATGGCGCAAAGCCAAGAATCTTAgcaattttattttacttggtCATTCATTTGGCGGGTATGTTGCTGCAAAATATGCTCTCAAG CATCCTGAGCACATTCAGCACTTGATTTTAGTTGGACCTGCTGGATTTGCTTCAGAAAATGATTACAAGAGTGAATGGCTTACTCGTTTTAGAGCAACGTGGAAAGGAGCCGTTTTGAATCATCTGTGGGAGTCTAACTTCACTCCACAGAAAATTGTAAG AGGTTTAGGCCCCTGGGGACCAGATATGGTCCGCAAATATACAAGTGCTCGGTTTGGTTCTCGCGCACAGGGATCTGTTCTGACTGAGGAGGAATCCAGATTACTCACAG ATTATGTATACCACACTTTAGCAGCCAAAGCTAGCGGAGAACTGTGTTTAAAGTACATATTTTCGTTCGGAGCATTTGCTAGGATGCCTCTTGTCCAAAG GGCATCAGAATGGAAGGTGCCAACTTCCTTTATTTATGGTTTCCAGGATTGGATGAATTATCAAGCGGCGCAAGAAGCTCGCCAGCATATGAGGGTTCCATGCGAAATCATAAGGGTCCCTCAG GCTGGCCATTTTGTATTTATAGACGCTCCGGATGGTTTCCATTCAGCGGTTCTGTATGCTTGCAGGAGGTTTTTGTCCCCTGATCCTGACAGTGAGTCCCTCCCTGAGGGCCTGACAACTGCTTAG
- the LOC113749186 gene encoding probable LRR receptor-like serine/threonine-protein kinase At4g36180, whose protein sequence is MSTTATFLHLTAVVVLMCAATLSLTCADNATEIQALLIFKQNLDDPLGAMDGWDPSTPSAPCDWPGIACFEGHVRELRLPRFQLSGRLTDQLRNLRQLRRLSLHSNNLNGSIPPALSQCAFLRAVYLQYNSLSGALPPALSKLTNLQVLNVAHNFISGQVSGDVPPGLRVLDLSSNSFSGNIPANFSAFTQLQLINLSYNQFSGEIPATLGDLSNLQYLWLDSNRLYGTIPSAISNCSSLIHLSAGDNNLQGLVPATIGILPSLQVISLQHNQLSGVVPTSIICSISNVSAHLVRIIDLSFNGFTGIQGIADNAICSSIMEVLDLHGNQIKYVFPGWLINVSTLKILDISGNSISGVIPNTIGNLISLEELRLANNSLTGGIPDGIRQCGSLRVLDLGGNRLSGLIPDFLGEMRSLEMLSLGENYFSGSIPGSLGGLNRLESLDLSNNNLNGTLPQELIALSNLSSLNLSRNDFSGGFPGNIGDMKGLMVLNVSGCRFLGPIPESVGNLLRLRILDLSKQKFSGELPLGIFGLPSLQVVAVEENLLSGDVPEGFSSLTSLQYLNLSSNAFSGEIPDTYGFLTSLTVLSLAENHVSGSIPAELSNCSNLEVLELRGNRLTGRILNDFSQLSHLEKLDLGQNSLNGAIPPSISNCFSLRMLLLDSNHVSGRIPQSLSNLSNLTALDLSSNDLSGGIPESLSSISGLKHLNLSHNNLQGEIPASLASRFNDSSIFAMNDNLCGMPLNECRKPKRRRVKRIILLIFVAAAAGLILFCCCGAYLYGLIWWRKKLRAKAAGEKKRSPSPRDVGGRGSGENGGPKLVLFNNKITYAETLEATRQFDEENVLSRGKYGLLYKATYADGMVLAIRRLPDTSIDVNAFRKEAESLGKVKHRNLTVLRGYYAGPPSDIRLLVYDYMPNGNLATLLQEALHQDGHVLNWPMRHLIALGIARGLAFLHSASVVHGDIKPQNILFDADFEAHLSDFGLDKLTIATPAEASTSSTPVGTLGYVAPEVTLTGLPTKEADVYSYGIGLLEILTGKKPVMFNHDEDIVKWVKRQLQTGQISELLEPGLLELDPESAEWEEFLLGVKVGLLCTMPDPLERPSMTDVVFMLEGCRVGPDMPSSADPTTIPSPI, encoded by the coding sequence ATGTCAACAACGGCTACGTTTCTTCACTTGACCGCGGTGGTGGTGCTAATGTGCGCCGCCACCTTATCCTTAACGTGCGCCGATAATGCAACCGAGATTCAAGCGTTGCTCATTTTCAAGCAGAATCTGGATGATCCGCTCGGAGCAATGGACGGTTGGGATCCATCCACGCCCTCAGCGCCCTGTGACTGGCCCGGCATTGCCTGTTTTGAAGGCCATGTTCGTGAACTCCGCCTGCCCCGGTTCCAGCTCAGCGGCCGGCTGACAGACCAGCTTCGTAACTTGCGCCAGCTGCGCAGGTTAAGCCTCCATTCCAACAACCTCAACGGTTCCATCCCACCGGCCCTCTCCCAGTGCGCCTTCCTACGCGCCGTCTACCTCCAGTACAACTCTCTCTCCGGCGCCCTCCCTCCCGCCTTGTCCAAATTAACAAACCTTCAAGTCCTCAATGTCGCCCACAATTTCATCTCCGGACAGGTCTCCGGCGACGTCCCGCCTGGCCTCCGGGTCCTCGACCTCTCCTCAAACTCCTTCTCCGGCAACATCCCGGCAAACTTCTCGGCCTTCACTCAACTCCAACTCATAAACTTGTCATACAACCAATTCTCCGGCGAGATTCCTGCGACGTTGGGCGACCTGTCCAACCTCCAATACCTCTGGCTAGACTCAAACCGCCTTTACGGCACAATCCCATCTGCTATCTCCAACTGCTCTAGCCTTATCCACCTCAGCGCCGGAGATAATAACCTACAGGGACTCGTTCCGGCGACGATTGGTATATTGCCAAGCTTACAAGTAATTTCTCTGCAGCATAATCAGCTTTCTGGGGTGGTCCCAACTTCCATAATTTGCAGCATTTCAAATGTCAGTGCTCATTTAGTTAGGATCATTGACCTGAGTTTTAATGGGTTCACGGGGATTCAGGGCATAGCTGATAATGCAATATGTTCAAGTATTATGGAAGTTTTAGACCTTCACGGGAATCAGATAAAATATGTGTTTCCAGGGTGGTTAATTAATGTTTCAACCTTGAAGATTTTGGATATTTCCGGGAATTCAATTTCAGGGGTTATACCAAATACAATTGGAAATTTGATAAGTCTCGAGGAGCTTAGGCTGGCGAATAATTCCTTGACTGGTGGGATTCCGGATGGTATTCGACAATGTGGGTCATTAAGAGTGTTGGACTTGGGAGGCAACCGGTTGTCGGGCTTGATTCCGGATTTTCTGGGGGAAATGAGGAGCCTGGAGATGCTATCCCTGGGAGAAAATTATTTTAGCGGGTCAATTCCCGGGAGTTTAGGTGGTCTTAACCGGCTTGAGTCTCTGGATTTGAGTAATAATAATCTTAATGGGACTTTGCCCCAAGAGCTGATAGCGCTTAGCAATTTGAGTAGTTTGAACTTGAGTAGAAATGATTTTTCGGGTGGATTTCCAGGGAATATTGGGGATATGAAGGGGTTGATGGTGTTAAATGTTAGTGGCTGTAGATTTTTGGGGCCCATTCCTGAAAGTGTAGGAAATTTGTTGAGGCTGAGAATTTTGGATTTGAGTAAGCAAAAATTTTCAGGGGAACTGCCTCTTGGGATTTTTGGGTTGCCAAGTTTGCAAGTTGTTGCTGTAGAAGAGAACTTGTTATCAGGAGATGTTCCTGAAGGTTTTAGTAGCTTAACAAGCTTACAGTATCTGAACCTCTCGTCTAATGCATTCTCTGGTGAGATTCCCGATACATATGGGTTCCTCACATCCTTGACTGTATTATCTCTTGCTGAAAATCATGTTAGCGGTTCAATTCCTGCTGAGTTGAGCAATTGTTCAAATCTTGAAGTCTTAGAGCTGCGTGGGAATCGCTTAACGGGTCGAATTCTAAATGATTTCTCGCAGTTATCTCACTTGGAGAAGCTTGATTTGGGTCAGAATAGTCTAAATGGTGCAATTCCACCGAGCATTTCTAACTGTTTCTCATTGAGGATGCTACTATTAGATTCTAATCACGTTTCTGGAAGAATACCACAGTCACTGTCAAATTTATCCAATTTAACAGCGTTGGATCTCTCTTCCAATGATTTAAGTGGAGGCATACCCGAAAGTCTTTCTTccatttctggtttgaagcattTGAATCTTTCCCATAACAATCTTCAGGGTGAAATCCCTGCATCTCTGGCTTCACGTTTTAATGATTCTTCTATTTTTGCAATGAATGACAATTTATGTGGAATGCCACTGAATGAGTGTAGGAAACCAAAAAGGCGGAGAGTGAAAAGGATCATTCTGTTGATATTTGTGGCTGCCGCAGCAGgtttgattttgttttgctgCTGTGGCGCGTACCTATACGGTCTTATATGGTGGCGTAAGAAGCTGAGAGCTAAAGCAGCTGGAGAGAAGAAAAGAAGTCCGAGTCCGAGAGACGTAGGGGGTCGCGGAAGTGGAGAGAATGGAGGGCCGAAGTTAGTATTGTTCAACAACAAGATCACATATGCAGAGACTTTGGAAGCAACAAGGCAGTTTGATGAGGAGAATGTGTTGAGCAGAGGAAAATATGGCCTGCTATACAAGGCTACTTATGCAGATGGAATGGTGCTTGCCATCCGTCGCCTTCCTGATACATCCATTGATGTAAACGCATTCCGCAAAGAAGCTGAGTCGCTTGGTAAGGTGAAACATCGCAATCTAACAGTTCTTCGAGGGTACTATGCAGGACCTCCTTCGGACATTCGCCTCCTCGTGTACGATTACATGCCCAATGGCAACCTGGCCACCCTCCTCCAGGAGGCTTTGCACCAAGATGGTCATGTCCTCAATTGGCCAATGCGCCACCTGATTGCACTCGGCATTGCTCGCGGGCTGGCGTTCTTGCACTCAGCCTCGGTGGTGCATGGAGATATAAAGCCACAAAATATCTTGTTTGACGCTGACTTTGAGGCGCATCTCTCTGATTTTGGCTTAGATAAACTAACGATAGCAACACCAGCCGAAGCATCGACGTCTTCAACCCCCGTTGGAACTCTTGGCTACGTGGCGCCAGAAGTCACATTGACTGGTCTGCCGACAAAGGAAGCTGATGTATATAGTTACGGAATAGGCTTACTAGAGATACTAACAGGAAAAAAGCCAGTGATGTTCAATCACGATGAGGACATCGTCAAGTGGGTCAAGCGGCAACTACAAACTGGTCAAATTTCAGAATTGCTTGAACCGGGATTGCTTGAGCTGGATCCAGAATCTGCAGAGTGGGAAGAGTTCTTGTTGGGAGTCAAAGTGGGTTTGCTATGCACAATGCCAGACCCTCTTGAAAGACCATCTATGACTGACGTTGTTTTCATGCTAGAAGGCTGCCGGGTTGGCCCTGACATGCCTTCCTCGGCTGATCCCACGACCATCCCTTCCCCCATCTGA
- the LOC113749476 gene encoding protein ACCUMULATION AND REPLICATION OF CHLOROPLASTS 6, chloroplastic isoform X2, with protein sequence MEVLRHLNIGICTPSLLSPPPPPLPPLLITRKLPKPNAVSGSASSSSIPNSFSSATSKWAERLFADFQFLPSTNVTADHSDDNSATATLAPPFTTPTLAPTERSVEMPIDFYRILGAEAHFLGDGIRRAYEVKASRPPQYGYSQDALVSRRMILQAACETLANASSRREYNQGLADDEFGTIITQVPWDKVPGALSVLQEAGETEVVLKIGENLLKERLPKSFKQDVLLAMALAYVDFSRDAMALSPPDFITGCELLERALKLLQEEGASSLAQDLQAQIDETLEEISPRYVLELLALPLGEDFCTKRAEGLQGVRNILWAVGGGGAAAISGGFTREGFMNEAFLRMTAAEQVDLFVATPNNIAPENFEVYGVALALVALAFVGKKPHLIQDANNLFQQLQQTKVTALANSMTVYTVRENREIDFALERGLCALLVGEIDECRMWLGLDSESSPYRDPSIVNFVLEHSKDDQENDVLPGLCKLLETWLMEVVFPRFRETQHIKFKLGDYYDDSTVLRYLERLEGRGRSPLAAAAAIAKLGAEATAVLDSVKFSAIQALQKVFPLGPSDRSVKTDEEFEIKNSEVAGESEEPTRPNNWDDSSNTGVLPDRQEYDELHEQEQITEEIKETIVKIMCAGVAVGLLALFGLKFIPSRHGMSTLRKDAGSAIESDVINGHQ encoded by the exons ATGGAAGTTTTGAGACACCTCAACATTGGCATCTGTACTCCGTCGCTGttatcaccaccaccaccaccactgccGCCGCTACTGATCACCAGAAAGCTCCCAAAACCCAACGCTGTCAGCGGCAGCGCTAGCAGCAGCAGCATCCCAAACAGCTTCTCCTCCGCCACCAGTAAATGGGCCGAACGACTTTTCGCCGACTTCCAATTTCTCCCTTCCACCAACGTCACTGCCGACCATTCCGACGACAATTCCGCCACCGCCACTCTCGCTCCTCCATTTACTACTCCTACACTGGCCCCAACCGAGCGCTCCGTAGAAATGCCCATTGATTTTTACAGAATTCTCGGCGCTGAGGCTCATTTCCTCGGCGATGGAATCAGAAGAGCTTACGAAGTTAAGGCTTCCAGACCGCCGCAGTATGGTTACAGCCAAGATGCTTTAGTCAGCCGACGGATGATCCTTCAAGCTGCTTGTGAAACCCTAGCAAATGCTAGCTCTCGAAGAGAGTATAATCAGGGGCTTGCGGATGATGAATTTGGTACTATTATCACTCAAGTACCTTGGGATAAG GTTCCGGGAGCATTGAGTGTGTTGCAAGAAGCAGGGGAGACTGAAGTAGTACTTAAAATTGGGGAGAACTTGTTGAAAGAAAGGTTGCCGAAGTCATTCAAGCAAGATGTCTTATTGGCAATGGCACTTGCTTATGTCGACTTTTCAAGGGATGCTATGGCTCTGTCACCTCCAGATTTTATTACAGGTTGTGAACTCCTTGAGAGGGCATTGAAGTTGTTGCAG GAAGAAGGAGCAAGTAGTCTTGCACAAGATTTGCAAGCACAGATTGATGAGACGTTGGAAGAAATAAGCCCGCGATATGTTCTTGAACTCCTGGCTTTACCCCTTGGTGAGGACTTTTGCACAAAAAGGGCGGAGGGTCTACAAGGTGTGCGCAATATTTTATGGGCTGTTGGAGGAGGAGGTGCTGCTGCCATTTCTGGGGGGTTTACTCGTGAAGGTTTTATGAATGAGGCGTTCCTGCGTATGACAGCAGCAGAACAG GTTGATCTATTTGTTGCCACACCAAATAATATTGcaccagaaaattttgaagtCTATGGAGTGGCACTTGCACTTGTTGCTCTGGCTTTTGTGGGTAAGAAACCTCATTTGATCCAGGATGCTAACAACCTTTTTCAGCAACTTCAACAGACCAAGGTTACTGCTCTTGCAAATTCCATGACCGTCTATACTGTTAGGGAGAACCGCGAAATAGACTTTGCATTGGAAAGGGGTCTCTGTGCACTTCTTGTAGGAGAAATTGATGAATGTCGCATGTGGTTAGGATTGGATTCTGAGAGCTCTCCTTATAGAGATCCATCCATAGTTAACTTTGTCCTTGAACACTCCAAAGATGACCAGGAAAATGATGTTCTTCCTGGGCTTTGTAAGCTGTTGGAAACATGGCTGATGGAGGTGGTATTTCCCAGGTTTAGGGAGACCCAGCATATAAAATTCAAGCTAGGAGACTATTATGATGATTCAACGGTCTTGAGGTATTTAGAGAGGTTGGAGGGACGTGGTCGTTCACCATTGGCTGCTGCAGCAGCCATAGCAAAACTGGGGGCTGAAGCTACTGCTGTGCTTGATAGTGTAAAGTTTAGTGCAATTCAAGCACTGCAGAAGGTGTTCCCTCTTGGTCCAAGTGACAGGAGTGTGAAAACTGATGAGGAATTCGAGATAAAAAATTCTGAAGTTGCCGGAGAAAGTGAGGAGCCTACAAGACCTAACAATTGGGATGATTCCTCCAATACTGGAGTATTACCTGATAGACAAGAATATGATGAACTACATGAACAGGAGCAGATAACTGAGGAAATAAAAGAGACAATCGTGAAGATTATGTGTGCTGGAGTAGCTGTTGGTTTGCTTGCTCTGTTTGGGTTGAAGTTCATTCCAAGTAGACATGGCATGTCAACTCTGCGCAAAGATGCTGGTTCAGCTATTGAATCTGACGTCATCAAT